The Erythrobacter sp. JK5 genome includes a region encoding these proteins:
- the tssF gene encoding type VI secretion system baseplate subunit TssF, giving the protein MDPRLIEYYEAELEYLRAQSLEFAENHETVATRLGLNSTDRDPYVERLLEGVAFLSSRVHLKINDQFPEFTQHLLQAVQPHYLAPTPSICIAAFEPTPGDPGLLTGHKVARRTRLTAEPPGSSRTPVFFETGHEVTLWPVRLTSAEYVGSRAAASKFAAKAGVRAQAALTLRFEPQEGIDLSAVECDEIDIYLDGGEGVPNELLRQMVGETIGVVARPRDSTGDEYALLDTPLQHGFDDDCSLLPSDGRTLSAYRTLTEYFACPERFRFVRLRSLRKAFALSGKAVEITFLFSRSSDILVQSVGERNFRLYATPAINLFEKQLSRIPYSDTEHEFKVVADRDGPLDFEIYRLLKVQAYDRANQDPRDVAPLYAFGSLLYDYRSALFFTTNISMRRLSRKERRLRGREDYIGTETYISLTSPGDPSRLDDIHDLALRALVTNRELPMELKFGGDSHLTAGGIPVRAIKVVRSPSAPLPPLGLGDAAWRIIGHLTPNYATLVGEEGKDGEILRNHLALYGRPDDPVMRSQIDGIVSVKGEHVTRRVPGLGRMALARGLKVSIELDDAAFDQARMFLFTAVVERFLSGFVTVNSFTESHFHTKLQGEVAAWPPRIGTREPI; this is encoded by the coding sequence ATGGATCCCCGGCTGATCGAATACTACGAAGCCGAGCTCGAATACCTCAGGGCGCAATCGCTCGAATTCGCTGAAAACCACGAAACCGTGGCCACCCGGCTGGGCCTCAACAGCACCGATCGCGATCCCTACGTCGAACGGTTGCTCGAAGGCGTGGCCTTTCTTTCGAGCCGCGTCCATCTCAAGATCAACGATCAGTTTCCCGAATTTACGCAGCACCTGCTGCAGGCGGTGCAGCCGCATTATCTCGCGCCGACGCCGTCGATCTGCATCGCCGCGTTCGAACCGACGCCGGGGGATCCGGGTTTGCTCACCGGGCACAAGGTCGCGCGCCGGACCCGACTGACCGCAGAGCCACCCGGCAGTTCGAGGACCCCGGTGTTCTTCGAAACCGGGCACGAAGTCACGCTCTGGCCGGTCAGGCTGACCTCGGCCGAGTATGTCGGGAGTCGTGCGGCGGCATCGAAATTCGCGGCCAAGGCCGGAGTGCGCGCGCAGGCGGCGCTGACCCTGCGGTTCGAACCGCAGGAGGGCATCGATCTGTCGGCGGTCGAATGCGACGAGATCGACATCTATCTCGACGGCGGCGAAGGCGTACCCAACGAATTGCTACGCCAGATGGTGGGCGAAACGATCGGGGTGGTAGCGCGCCCGCGCGACTCGACCGGCGATGAATACGCGCTGCTCGACACACCGCTGCAGCACGGATTCGACGACGACTGCAGCCTGCTGCCTTCCGACGGGCGGACGCTTTCCGCATATCGCACCCTGACCGAATATTTCGCCTGTCCCGAGCGCTTCCGCTTCGTCCGGCTGCGTTCGCTGCGCAAGGCGTTCGCGCTGTCCGGCAAGGCGGTCGAGATCACGTTCCTGTTCTCGCGCTCGTCGGACATACTGGTGCAATCGGTCGGCGAGCGCAATTTCAGGCTCTACGCCACCCCGGCGATCAACCTGTTCGAAAAACAACTCAGCCGGATTCCGTACAGCGATACCGAGCACGAGTTCAAAGTTGTCGCCGATCGCGACGGTCCGCTCGATTTCGAGATCTATCGCCTGCTCAAGGTCCAGGCCTATGACCGTGCGAACCAGGATCCGCGCGATGTCGCGCCGCTCTATGCGTTCGGATCGCTGCTTTACGATTATCGCTCGGCGTTGTTCTTCACCACCAACATCAGCATGCGCCGCCTGTCGCGCAAGGAACGGCGGCTGCGCGGGCGCGAGGACTATATCGGGACCGAGACATACATCTCGCTGACAAGTCCGGGCGATCCCTCGCGACTCGACGATATTCACGATCTTGCGCTGCGCGCGCTGGTCACCAATCGCGAATTGCCGATGGAGCTCAAGTTCGGGGGCGACAGTCACCTTACGGCAGGGGGAATTCCCGTTCGCGCGATCAAGGTGGTGCGTTCGCCCAGCGCGCCGTTGCCGCCGCTGGGGCTGGGCGATGCGGCCTGGCGGATCATCGGACACCTCACGCCCAATTACGCGACGCTGGTCGGTGAAGAGGGCAAGGACGGCGAAATCCTGCGCAACCACCTCGCGCTGTACGGGCGGCCGGACGATCCGGTGATGCGGTCCCAGATCGATGGGATCGTGTCGGTCAAGGGGGAGCATGTGACCCGCAGGGTGCCCGGCCTCGGGCGGATGGCTCTGGCGCGCGGACTCAAGGTTTCGATCGAGCTGGACGATGCCGCGTTCGACCAGGCGCGGATGTTCCTGTTCACCGCGGTGGTGGAACGGTTCCTGTCGGGCTTCGTGACCGTCAATTCCTTCACCGAATCGCATTTTCACACCAAGCTGCAAGGGGAGGTTGCTGCATGGCCGCCGAGGATCGGCACCCGCGAGCCTATCTGA
- the tssG gene encoding type VI secretion system baseplate subunit TssG, whose translation MAAEDRHPRAYLTFAEKAAKVPKRFSLFALVRGLSARAMDKPPVGRSKQPNQDIVRLKQIPHTHFPAPTLGEVDIREGRAEAGGYWLGLTGPMSPLPLHFTEFAAYERRYAKTRPFGDFLDLLAGRFLQLFYRAWAVSQPAVQADRPEHDRFASYVDRLTGATEGSHERSAFPSVARLHYAALFASRRSAGAIRGGLAHLLDLKVGLREFVPVLQRIEPGDQTRLGTQHNRLGEAVIGSRAYLVADNFEVKIHARDLGDFRRLQPDGALFRVAAEALDALAPSHLEWSITLCLPQSKVEPARLDGNARLGWSSWVGTDPKMAANDDVRTDVHLRRSALTFGAAGRI comes from the coding sequence ATGGCCGCCGAGGATCGGCACCCGCGAGCCTATCTGACCTTTGCCGAAAAGGCGGCGAAGGTGCCAAAGCGCTTCAGCCTGTTCGCGCTGGTGCGCGGGCTGTCGGCTCGTGCGATGGACAAGCCGCCGGTCGGGCGCAGCAAACAACCCAACCAGGATATCGTGCGGCTGAAACAGATTCCGCACACGCATTTTCCGGCACCGACATTGGGCGAAGTCGACATCCGGGAAGGCCGCGCGGAGGCGGGCGGATACTGGCTCGGCCTGACCGGACCGATGTCGCCGCTGCCGCTGCATTTCACCGAATTCGCCGCCTATGAGAGACGATACGCCAAGACCCGCCCGTTCGGCGATTTCCTCGATCTGCTGGCCGGTCGGTTCCTGCAATTGTTCTACCGGGCCTGGGCGGTTTCGCAGCCGGCGGTCCAGGCCGATCGGCCCGAGCACGATCGGTTCGCGAGCTATGTCGATCGTCTAACCGGTGCAACCGAAGGCTCGCATGAACGCAGCGCGTTCCCGTCGGTCGCGAGATTGCACTACGCCGCGCTGTTCGCATCGCGGCGAAGCGCGGGCGCGATCCGGGGCGGGCTGGCGCACTTGCTCGACCTCAAGGTGGGATTGCGCGAATTCGTGCCGGTGTTGCAGCGGATCGAACCGGGCGATCAGACTAGGCTGGGAACCCAGCACAACCGCCTCGGCGAAGCGGTGATCGGCTCGCGTGCCTACCTGGTGGCCGACAATTTCGAGGTGAAGATCCACGCCCGCGACCTGGGCGATTTCAGGCGCTTGCAACCCGATGGCGCGTTGTTCCGCGTGGCAGCCGAAGCGCTCGATGCGCTGGCGCCGTCGCATCTCGAATGGAGCATTACTTTGTGCCTGCCGCAATCGAAGGTCGAGCCTGCCCGGCTCGATGGCAATGCGCGGCTCGGCTGGTCGTCATGGGTGGGAACCGATCCGAAGATGGCCGCGAACGATGATGTGCGCACCGATGTCCACCTGCGCCGGTCGGCGCTGACATTCGGTGCTGCCGGAAGAATTTAG
- the tssH gene encoding type VI secretion system ATPase TssH, whose amino-acid sequence MTEISRSALFGRLNPTALKAIESATGFCKMRGNPYVELVHWLHILLQDAQNDLASIRSAFDIDDTQLARDTVAALDALPRGASAISDFSPQIEEAIEKGWLYASLQFGAAKVRTGHLLYGMLKTQTLSNALQNVSLEFRKIDANRLARDFEGITKGSTETTQVAGAASDGSGAAADGGGPTGEGGALAQFSTDLTQQARDGKVETIIGRDAEVRQIVDILLRRRQNNPILVGEAGVGKTAVVEGFAKRLAEGDVPPALQGVTLRALDIGMMQAGASVKGEFEKRLRSVIDEVEGSATPIILFIDEIHTLVGAGGAAGTGDAANLLKPALARGNLRTIGATTYAEYRQYFEKDPALTRRFQTVDIAEPDRDKAILMIRSVAPMMEEHHNIVVLDEAVDAAVTLSQRYVPARQLPDKAVSLLDTAAARVAVSQHATPARVEDRQRKLELLEVEREVVERERGAQYRSDDRHLKITAEIDQAKAALEEAEAKWTAEKEALAKVVEARNALSKARGTASEAEAPEGDDPGEEPAPEGETIQEVQAEAGLSEADAEAALASALEALEEAQADDPMVFGVVDADAVSSVVADWTGIPVGRMVKDEIKSTLDLAERMKQRVIGQDHAMDAIAKRIQTSRAKLDNPNKPVGVFMLCGPSGVGKTETAVVLSELLFAGEESMITINMSEFQEAHTVSTLKGAPAGYVGYGQGGVLTEAVRRRPYSVVLLDEIEKAHPDVHEMFFQVFDKGFMNDAEGRYIDFKNTLILLTSNVGTDLIMDMAADPELAPEPEAMAVALRPELLKVFPPALIGRTVQLAYFPLSKEMLGRIVELQLNRIVKRIAGNHKIEMAYGDDVVEHIVSRCNDADSGGRMIDNILTNTMLPEMSVQLLEKQMDGLEVKRIEVKSSDSGFVYHFE is encoded by the coding sequence ATGACCGAGATTAGCCGTTCCGCGCTGTTTGGGCGCCTCAACCCGACGGCCCTCAAGGCAATCGAAAGCGCCACCGGATTCTGCAAGATGCGCGGCAATCCCTATGTCGAGCTGGTGCACTGGCTGCACATCCTGCTGCAGGACGCGCAGAACGATCTCGCCTCGATCCGCAGCGCCTTCGATATCGACGACACGCAACTGGCGCGAGACACCGTTGCCGCGCTTGACGCCTTGCCGCGCGGGGCGAGCGCGATCTCGGACTTTTCGCCGCAGATCGAGGAGGCGATCGAAAAGGGCTGGCTTTATGCCTCGCTGCAATTCGGCGCAGCCAAGGTGCGCACCGGGCACCTGCTTTACGGCATGCTCAAAACCCAGACCCTGAGCAATGCGTTGCAGAACGTCAGCCTGGAATTCCGCAAGATCGATGCCAACCGGCTGGCGCGCGATTTCGAAGGGATTACCAAGGGTTCGACCGAGACGACGCAGGTGGCGGGCGCGGCCAGCGATGGCAGCGGCGCAGCGGCGGACGGCGGTGGCCCGACCGGCGAGGGCGGCGCGCTGGCGCAATTCTCGACCGACCTCACCCAGCAGGCGCGCGACGGCAAGGTTGAAACGATTATCGGCCGCGATGCCGAGGTGCGTCAGATCGTCGATATTCTGCTGCGGCGGCGGCAGAACAATCCGATCCTGGTCGGAGAGGCCGGGGTCGGCAAGACCGCCGTGGTCGAAGGCTTCGCCAAGCGGCTGGCCGAGGGCGACGTTCCGCCCGCGCTGCAAGGCGTGACCTTGCGCGCGCTCGATATCGGCATGATGCAGGCGGGCGCGAGTGTTAAGGGCGAGTTCGAAAAGCGCCTGCGCTCGGTGATCGACGAGGTCGAAGGCTCTGCCACGCCGATAATCCTGTTCATCGATGAAATCCACACGCTGGTGGGTGCCGGCGGCGCGGCGGGCACCGGGGATGCAGCCAATCTGCTCAAACCGGCATTGGCGCGCGGCAATCTGCGCACGATCGGCGCGACGACCTATGCGGAATACCGCCAGTATTTCGAGAAGGATCCGGCGCTGACGCGGCGGTTCCAGACGGTCGACATCGCCGAGCCCGATCGCGACAAGGCGATCCTCATGATCCGCTCGGTCGCACCGATGATGGAAGAGCATCACAACATCGTCGTGCTCGACGAAGCGGTCGATGCGGCGGTGACCCTATCGCAGCGCTATGTCCCCGCGCGGCAATTGCCGGACAAGGCGGTGAGCCTGCTCGATACGGCAGCGGCGCGGGTCGCGGTGTCACAGCATGCAACCCCGGCGAGGGTCGAAGACCGGCAACGCAAACTCGAACTGCTCGAGGTCGAACGGGAAGTGGTCGAACGCGAACGCGGCGCGCAATACCGGTCCGACGATCGTCACCTCAAGATCACGGCAGAAATAGATCAGGCGAAGGCTGCGCTCGAAGAGGCGGAGGCCAAGTGGACCGCCGAGAAGGAGGCGCTGGCGAAAGTGGTCGAGGCCCGCAACGCGCTCAGCAAGGCGCGCGGGACCGCGAGCGAAGCCGAAGCACCCGAAGGCGATGACCCGGGAGAGGAACCCGCACCGGAAGGCGAAACGATCCAGGAGGTTCAGGCCGAGGCCGGCCTGTCCGAAGCCGACGCCGAAGCCGCGCTCGCCTCTGCGCTCGAAGCGCTGGAAGAAGCGCAGGCCGACGATCCGATGGTGTTCGGGGTTGTCGATGCCGATGCGGTGTCGTCGGTGGTCGCCGACTGGACCGGCATCCCGGTCGGGCGAATGGTCAAGGACGAGATCAAGTCGACACTCGACCTGGCAGAGCGAATGAAGCAGCGGGTCATCGGCCAGGATCACGCGATGGATGCGATCGCCAAGCGGATCCAGACGAGCCGTGCGAAACTCGACAATCCCAACAAGCCGGTCGGCGTGTTCATGCTGTGCGGCCCCTCGGGCGTCGGCAAGACCGAGACCGCCGTGGTCCTTTCCGAGCTGCTGTTCGCCGGCGAGGAATCGATGATCACGATCAACATGAGCGAATTCCAGGAGGCGCACACGGTCTCCACGCTCAAGGGCGCACCGGCGGGCTATGTCGGTTATGGTCAGGGCGGCGTGCTGACCGAAGCGGTGCGGCGGCGGCCATATTCGGTGGTGCTGCTCGACGAGATCGAGAAGGCGCACCCAGACGTCCACGAGATGTTCTTCCAGGTGTTCGACAAGGGCTTCATGAACGATGCCGAAGGGCGCTACATCGACTTCAAGAACACGCTGATCCTGCTCACCAGCAATGTCGGCACCGATCTGATCATGGACATGGCCGCCGACCCCGAGCTTGCGCCCGAGCCCGAGGCGATGGCGGTCGCATTGCGGCCCGAACTGCTAAAGGTGTTCCCGCCCGCGCTGATCGGCCGTACGGTGCAGCTCGCCTACTTCCCGCTGAGCAAGGAGATGCTCGGCAGGATCGTCGAGCTCCAGCTGAACCGGATCGTGAAACGGATCGCAGGCAACCACAAGATCGAGATGGCTTATGGCGACGACGTGGTCGAACACATCGTTTCGCGCTGCAACGATGCCGATTCCGGAGGTCGGATGATCGACAACATCCTGACCAACACGATGCTGCCCGAAATGTCTGTGCAGTTGCTCGAAAAACAGATGGACGGGCTCGAGGTGAAGCGGATCGAAGTGAAATCCTCGGATAGCGGGTTCGTCTATCACTTCGAATAG
- the tssC gene encoding type VI secretion system contractile sheath large subunit: MATDAGKLKEGQEAQEAIAFDDFSELIQRDFKPRTDDSRDKIKEAVATLAQQALSGAVKMGDDVFSTVDRMVAEIDRKLSDQMNAIMHHPEFQELESAWRGLDYLVSGSETGQDLKIRVLNISRSELSSMFKQYRGTAWDQSPLFKKIYEHEFGQLGGTPYGAFVCDLQFDHTSKDLNIMKGLARIGAAAHAPMIAAADSNLIGMDDWTEVSDPRDLANRFDTTEHQAWNAFRKSDDSKYLALTMPRILGRQPYSMKDNPIEEFEFEEVTNGEHDKHLWVNSAYAMGVRINAAFREYGWCTRIRGVESGGTVNDLPMATFPTDEGGVDQKCPTEVAISDRREAELSELGLLPLIHRKGTTDATFIGAQTVHKPAKYDDPNATANARLAARLPYLFASCRFAHYLKCMVRDWVGGTREGPQLQADLSDWVHQYVTADPDSSSEETKARLPLKRAEVTVEADPENPGYYKSRFLFVPHHQLEGMDVSVSMVSQLPQGQG; the protein is encoded by the coding sequence ATGGCGACTGATGCGGGCAAACTGAAGGAAGGGCAGGAAGCTCAGGAGGCGATCGCGTTCGACGATTTCTCCGAACTGATCCAGCGCGATTTCAAGCCGCGGACGGACGATAGCCGCGACAAGATCAAGGAAGCGGTTGCCACCCTGGCGCAACAGGCGCTGTCGGGTGCCGTGAAGATGGGCGACGACGTCTTCTCCACCGTCGACCGGATGGTCGCCGAAATCGACCGCAAGCTTTCGGACCAGATGAACGCGATCATGCATCATCCCGAATTCCAGGAGCTGGAATCGGCATGGCGTGGTCTCGATTACCTCGTTTCGGGGAGCGAGACCGGGCAGGATCTGAAGATCCGCGTGCTCAACATCAGCCGGTCCGAACTGTCCTCGATGTTCAAGCAATATCGCGGAACTGCGTGGGACCAGAGCCCGCTGTTCAAGAAGATCTACGAGCATGAATTCGGCCAGCTCGGCGGCACGCCGTACGGCGCGTTCGTGTGCGATCTGCAGTTCGATCACACGTCCAAGGACCTCAACATCATGAAGGGCCTGGCCCGGATCGGGGCGGCCGCGCATGCACCGATGATCGCGGCGGCGGATTCGAACCTGATCGGGATGGACGACTGGACCGAAGTGTCCGATCCGCGCGATCTCGCCAATCGCTTCGACACGACCGAGCACCAGGCGTGGAACGCGTTCCGCAAGTCCGACGACAGCAAGTATCTGGCGCTGACGATGCCGCGCATTCTCGGTCGCCAGCCCTACTCGATGAAGGACAACCCGATCGAGGAGTTCGAGTTCGAGGAAGTCACCAACGGCGAACACGACAAGCATCTGTGGGTCAATTCCGCCTATGCGATGGGCGTGCGCATCAACGCCGCGTTCCGCGAATACGGCTGGTGCACCCGGATCCGCGGGGTGGAATCGGGCGGCACGGTCAACGACCTGCCGATGGCGACTTTCCCCACCGACGAAGGCGGAGTCGACCAGAAATGCCCGACCGAAGTGGCGATTTCGGATCGCCGCGAAGCCGAGCTGTCCGAGCTTGGCCTGCTGCCGCTGATCCACCGCAAGGGCACGACCGACGCGACCTTCATCGGCGCGCAGACCGTGCACAAGCCCGCGAAATACGACGATCCCAACGCCACCGCGAACGCCCGGCTGGCGGCACGCCTGCCCTATTTGTTCGCAAGCTGCCGGTTTGCGCACTATCTCAAGTGCATGGTGCGCGACTGGGTCGGCGGAACGCGCGAAGGCCCGCAATTGCAGGCCGATCTGAGCGACTGGGTTCACCAGTACGTGACGGCGGATCCGGATTCGTCGTCGGAAGAAACAAAGGCACGCTTGCCGCTCAAGCGGGCCGAAGTCACAGTAGAAGCGGATCCCGAGAATCCGGGCTACTACAAGAGTCGCTTCCTGTTCGTGCCGCACCACCAGTTGGAAGGCATGGATGTGAGCGTCAGTATGGTGTCGCAGCTTCCCCAAGGACAAGGATAA
- a CDS encoding type VI secretion system tube protein Hcp produces the protein MEVSSFLKLDGIEGEATDDGHEKEIKLSSCSFSAFNSSSYNNASKTVSKGQANMGDIAFTKEVDKTSVSLFKACASGKVIPKGVISFQSNVGDDKKIDFLKYELDNVVINTYNFSASQMADESGSLTYAKIKQIYDQRDEKGTSKGKVEGFFDVLLNKAG, from the coding sequence ATGGAAGTCTCGTCATTCCTCAAGCTTGACGGCATTGAGGGCGAAGCGACAGACGATGGCCACGAGAAAGAGATCAAGCTGTCCAGTTGCAGCTTTTCCGCTTTCAACTCGTCGTCGTACAACAATGCTTCGAAAACCGTCTCGAAGGGCCAGGCCAATATGGGTGACATCGCCTTCACCAAGGAAGTCGACAAAACGTCGGTGTCCTTGTTCAAGGCGTGTGCCTCCGGCAAGGTCATTCCCAAGGGCGTAATTTCGTTCCAGTCGAATGTCGGCGACGACAAGAAGATCGATTTCCTGAAATACGAACTCGATAACGTCGTCATCAACACCTACAATTTCTCGGCCTCGCAAATGGCCGACGAAAGCGGCAGCCTGACCTACGCGAAGATCAAGCAGATCTACGATCAGCGCGATGAAAAGGGCACGTCGAAAGGCAAGGTCGAAGGCTTCTTCGACGTATTGCTCAACAAGGCTGGCTAA
- a CDS encoding ShlB/FhaC/HecB family hemolysin secretion/activation protein translates to MVAPAHALQAAQADGPPRIAFSDVLAVQPEGSYDRGSAPQADQIGAVVVRGNEAIEDARYQEVVERFFGEPLNQEVLERLNDELAQLAREQGYPYARTTIDEDAAALGMIEVIVDEGRIDAIAIEGAENAQARRMLEGLVGRPARREELESVLLRISDIPGLSLRGARLRREGDQSTLAVKLEQRPHEARLAADNYGTRSFGPVRASASTALFGVLTASDAIRTSVRVNPVDFDELLFASSSYETQISDSGITAQIGGALGETAPGGALNGSDINGDTLRGFATVTAPLKRSKQSSLWVDTEFAFISIEQDDLGALLRDDTIVSASVGLRTRFAIAGGGFVRTGVSLERGLGIFGATRLGDPSASRGDGDGVYTKFRFNADTRVPLTKRLDLYLSAAGQLADRPLLASEELSLGGAYRVRGYDFAEVLGDEGIYGLAELRYRVNTDDLPFDFLQFYSFIDGGYVSDIDQTGGEGSLFSAGPGVRARIGLLDFEVEGAFPLGGSGESSDPDGPEINVRAGVSF, encoded by the coding sequence ATGGTCGCGCCAGCCCACGCCTTGCAGGCTGCACAAGCCGACGGCCCACCGCGCATTGCCTTTTCCGATGTGCTCGCCGTCCAGCCGGAGGGAAGTTACGATCGCGGCAGCGCCCCGCAGGCCGACCAGATCGGAGCGGTCGTGGTGCGCGGCAACGAAGCGATCGAGGACGCCCGTTACCAGGAGGTGGTCGAACGCTTCTTCGGCGAGCCGCTCAATCAGGAAGTGCTCGAACGGCTGAACGACGAACTGGCCCAGCTGGCGCGCGAACAGGGTTACCCCTATGCACGCACCACGATCGACGAGGATGCGGCGGCGCTCGGGATGATCGAGGTGATTGTCGACGAAGGCCGGATCGATGCTATCGCGATCGAGGGGGCCGAGAACGCGCAGGCCCGGCGGATGCTCGAAGGCCTCGTCGGCCGCCCCGCGCGGCGCGAAGAGCTCGAAAGCGTCCTGCTGCGCATTTCGGACATTCCCGGCCTATCGCTGCGCGGCGCGAGACTGCGGCGCGAGGGCGATCAATCCACTCTCGCGGTCAAGCTCGAACAGCGTCCCCACGAAGCGCGGCTTGCCGCCGACAATTACGGCACCAGGAGCTTCGGCCCGGTGCGGGCCAGCGCCAGCACCGCGCTGTTCGGGGTCCTCACCGCGTCCGATGCCATCCGCACCTCGGTGCGCGTGAACCCGGTCGATTTCGACGAATTGCTGTTCGCTTCGTCATCCTACGAAACCCAGATTTCCGACAGCGGCATCACCGCGCAGATCGGCGGGGCTCTCGGCGAGACCGCTCCCGGCGGCGCGCTCAATGGCTCGGACATCAACGGCGACACCCTGCGCGGTTTCGCGACCGTCACGGCACCGCTCAAGCGATCGAAGCAATCGAGCCTGTGGGTCGATACGGAATTCGCCTTCATCTCGATCGAGCAGGACGATCTCGGTGCCTTGCTGCGCGACGACACGATCGTCAGTGCGTCGGTCGGCTTGCGCACGCGGTTTGCGATCGCCGGGGGCGGGTTCGTGCGCACGGGCGTCTCGCTGGAACGCGGCCTCGGCATTTTCGGCGCGACGCGGCTCGGCGATCCTTCCGCCTCGCGCGGCGACGGCGACGGGGTCTACACGAAATTCCGGTTCAATGCCGATACGCGCGTCCCCCTGACGAAGCGCCTCGACCTGTACCTGTCCGCCGCCGGACAACTGGCCGACCGCCCCTTGCTCGCCAGCGAGGAACTGTCACTCGGCGGGGCCTACCGCGTGCGCGGTTACGATTTTGCCGAGGTGCTGGGCGATGAGGGTATCTACGGACTCGCCGAGCTGCGGTATCGCGTGAACACCGACGATCTGCCGTTCGATTTCCTGCAATTCTACAGCTTCATCGATGGCGGCTACGTGTCGGATATCGATCAGACCGGGGGCGAGGGATCGCTGTTCTCCGCCGGGCCGGGGGTGCGCGCGCGGATCGGTTTGCTCGATTTCGAAGTCGAAGGCGCCTTCCCGCTGGGCGGAAGCGGCGAAAGCAGCGATCCGGACGGACCGGAAATCAATGTGCGGGCGGGGGTGAGCTTCTAG
- the tssE gene encoding type VI secretion system baseplate subunit TssE gives MPAKVRLTPTLFDKLVSGNDFGGLSAENDMPTVAREDFRNFAVANVERFTEKSLRASIKRDLVWLLNTISFESAQDLSNHPRVRDSVVNFGVRDFAGRSHGIASEREQAREIRRAIRRFEPRLDPKTLRVEPQGRADSPGKVSFLIEGEILGGPQLMPIRLKTDIDLESLTVEVRE, from the coding sequence ATGCCCGCAAAGGTCCGCCTGACACCCACACTGTTCGACAAGCTGGTTTCGGGCAACGATTTCGGCGGTTTGTCGGCGGAGAACGACATGCCGACCGTCGCGCGCGAGGATTTCCGCAATTTCGCGGTCGCCAATGTCGAGCGCTTCACCGAGAAATCGCTCCGCGCCTCGATCAAGCGCGATCTCGTGTGGCTGCTCAACACGATTTCGTTCGAGTCGGCGCAGGACCTTTCCAACCATCCGCGGGTGCGCGATTCCGTAGTCAATTTCGGTGTGCGCGATTTTGCCGGGCGTTCGCACGGCATCGCTTCCGAGCGTGAACAGGCGCGCGAAATCCGCCGCGCGATCCGCCGATTTGAGCCTCGGCTCGATCCCAAGACCCTGCGTGTCGAGCCGCAGGGCCGGGCCGACAGCCCCGGGAAGGTAAGCTTCCTGATCGAAGGAGAGATTCTCGGCGGGCCGCAGCTGATGCCGATCCGGCTCAAGACCGACATCGATCTGGAAAGTCTGACCGTCGAGGTGCGCGAATAA
- a CDS encoding type VI secretion system accessory protein TagJ: MPQADELLAAGDIGGARKQLIEEVRANPGDIPVRMFLFQIFALLGEYERAKAQLETIAKLDPEARMLAVAYNQCMDAEEHRAKVFAGEEPAPILAKIEWGETLAKAIQARQQGAADADALYAEAFDAAPTSAGTTDAGIEFDWIADADPRFGPVTEAIIAGRYGLIPFSELESLTINEAQDLRDTIWTPAEFGIRQGARVAGFIPARYPGSDAADDPGVVRGTATVWAGDDHTGHYLGHRLFAFSDGSELPLQQLRKVEFRSD, encoded by the coding sequence ATGCCACAAGCTGATGAATTGCTCGCCGCCGGCGATATCGGCGGTGCTCGCAAGCAGCTGATCGAAGAGGTGCGTGCGAATCCGGGAGACATCCCGGTTCGCATGTTCCTCTTCCAGATTTTTGCGCTGCTCGGTGAATATGAACGCGCCAAGGCCCAGCTGGAAACCATAGCCAAGCTGGACCCGGAAGCGCGCATGCTCGCGGTTGCCTACAACCAGTGCATGGATGCCGAGGAGCACCGCGCAAAGGTTTTTGCAGGCGAAGAGCCTGCACCCATCCTCGCCAAGATCGAGTGGGGCGAAACGCTCGCCAAGGCGATCCAGGCGCGCCAGCAGGGCGCGGCGGACGCCGATGCGCTTTATGCCGAGGCGTTCGATGCGGCACCGACCAGTGCCGGCACTACCGACGCCGGTATCGAATTCGACTGGATCGCGGATGCCGATCCGCGGTTCGGGCCGGTCACCGAAGCGATCATCGCAGGCCGTTACGGCCTGATCCCGTTTTCGGAGCTCGAATCGCTGACGATCAACGAGGCGCAGGATCTGCGCGACACGATCTGGACCCCGGCCGAATTCGGCATCAGGCAGGGAGCCCGCGTGGCCGGGTTCATCCCCGCCCGCTATCCCGGAAGCGACGCTGCCGACGATCCCGGTGTGGTGCGCGGCACCGCGACCGTGTGGGCCGGCGACGATCATACGGGCCACTATCTTGGCCACCGCCTGTTCGCCTTTTCCGATGGATCGGAACTGCCCTTGCAGCAGCTGCGCAAGGTCGAATTCCGCAGCGACTGA